A window of Mustela nigripes isolate SB6536 chromosome 9, MUSNIG.SB6536, whole genome shotgun sequence contains these coding sequences:
- the DNM1 gene encoding dynamin-1 isoform X1, translating to MGNRGMEDLIPLVNRLQDAFSAIGQNADLDLPQIAVVGGQSAGKSSVLENFVGRDFLPRGSGIVTRRPLVLQLVNATTEYAEFLHCKGKKFTDFEEVRLEIEAETDRVTGTNKGISPVPINLRVYSPHVLNLTLVDLPGMTKVPVGDQPPDIEFQIRDMLMQFVTKENCLILAVSPANSDLANSDALKVAKEVDPQGQRTIGVITKLDLMDEGTDARDVLENKLLPLRRGYIGVVNRSQKDIDGKKDITAALAAERKFFLSHPSYRHLADRMGTPYLQKVLNQQLTNHIRDTLPGLRNKLQSQLLSIEKEVEEYKNFRPDDPSRKTKALLQMVQQFAVDFEKRIEGSGDQIDTYELSGGARINRIFHERFPFELVKMEFDEKELRREISYAIKNIHGIRTGLFTPDLAFEATVKKQVQKLKEPSIKCVDMVVSELTATIRKCSEKLQQYPRLREEMERIVTTHIREREGRTKEQVMLLIDIELAYMNTNHEDFIGFANAQQRSNQMNKKKASGNQDEILVIRKGWLTINNIGIMKGGSKEYWFVLTAENLSWYKDDEEKEKKYMLSVDNLKLRDVEKGFMSSKHIFALFNTEQRNVYKDYRQLELACETQEEVDSWKASFLRAGVYPERVGDKEKASETEENGSDSFMHSMDPQLERQVETIRNLVDSYMAIVNKTVRDLMPKTIMHLMINNTKEFIFSELLANLYSCGDQNTLMEESAEQAQRRDEMLRMYHALKEALSIIGDINTTTVSTPMPPPVDDSWLQVQSVPAGRRSPTSSPTPQRRAPAVPPARPGSRGPAPGPPPAGSALGGAPPVPSRPGASPDPFGPPPQVPSRPNRAPPGVPSRSGQASPSRPESPRPPFDL from the exons GGACTTCCTGCCCCGAGGGTCAGGCATCGTCACCCGACGCCCCCTGGTCCTGCAGCTGGTCAATGCCACCACAG AATATGCCGAATTCCTGCACTGCAAGGGGAAGAAATTCACCGACTTCGAGGAGGTGCGCCTGGAGATCGAGGCTGAGACCGACCGGGTCACTGGCACTAACAAGGGCATCTCCCCGGTGCCCATCAACCTCCGCGTCTACTCGCCGCACG TGCTGAACCTGACACTGGTGGACCTGCCCGGAATGACCAAGGTCCCGGTGGGGGACCAACCTCCTGACATCGAGTTCCAGATCCGGGACATGCTCATGCAGTTTGTCACCAAGGAGAACTGCCTCATCCTGGCTGTGTCCCCGGCCAACTCCGACCTGGCCAACTCTGATGCTCTCAAGGTTGCCAAGGAGGTGGACCCCCAGG GCCAGCGCACCATCGGGGTCATCACCAAGCTGGATCTGATGGATGAGGGCACCGACGCCCGTGATGTGCTGGAGAACAAGCTTCTTCCCCTGCGCAGAG GCTACATCGGGGTGGTGAACCGAAGCCAGAAGGACATTGATGGCAAGAAGGACATCACGGCGGCTTTGGCCGCTGAGCGCaagttcttcctctcccacccttcCTACCGCCACTTGGCGGACCGCATGGGCACACCCTACCTGCAGAAGGTCCTCAACCAG caACTGACCAATCACATCCGGGACACACTGCCGGGGCTTCGGAACAAGCTGCAGAGCCAGCTCCTGTCCATAGAGAAGGAGGTGGAGGAATACAAGAACTTCCGGCCTGATGACCCATCGCGCAAGACCAAAGCCCTGCTGCA GATGGTCCAGCAGTTTGCCGTGGACTTTGAGAAGCGCATTGAGGGCTCAGGGGACCAGATCGACACCTATGAATTGTCAGGAGGAGCCCGCATCAACCGGATCTTCCATGAGCGCTTCCCCTTTGAGCTAGTCAAG ATGGAATTTGATGAGAAGGAGCTCCGAAGGGAGATCAGCTACGCCATCAAGAATATCCATGGCATTAG GACGGGCCTCTTCACACCTGACCTCGCTTTTGAAGCCACAGTGAAAAAGCAGGTGCAGAAGCTCAAAGAGCCCAGTATCAAGTGTGTGGATATGGTAGTCAGTGAGCTCACGGCCACCATCAGAAAGTGTAGCGAAAAG ctgcAGCAGTATCCCCGGCTGCGGGAGGAGATGGAGCGCATCGTGACCACCCACATTCGGGAGCGTGAGGGTCGCACCAAGGAGCAG GTCATGCTTCTCATCGACATTGAGCTGGCTTACATGAATACTAATCATGAGGACTTCATAGGCTTTGCCAA TGCTCAGCAGAGGAGCAACCAGATGAACAAGAAGAAGGCTTCAGGGAACCAG GATGAGATTCTG GTCATCCGGAAGGGCTGGCTAACCATCAATAACATTGGCATCATGAAGGGCGGCTCCAAGGAGTACTGGTTTGTGCTGACCGCCGAGAACCTGTCCTGGTACAAAGACGATGAG gagaaagagaagaaatacatgCTCTCCGTGGACAACCTGAAGCTACGGGACGTGGAGAAAGGGTTCATGTCAAGCAAGCACATCTTTGCCCTCTTTAACACTGAGCAGAG GAATGTCTACAAGGATTATCGGCAGCTGGAGCTGGCCTGTGAGACACAGGAGGAGGTGGACAGCTGGAAGGCCTCCTTCCTGAGGGCTGGCGTGTATCCTGAGCGTGTTGGG GACAAGGAGAAA GCCAGCGAGACTGAGGAGAATGGCTCAGACAGTTTCATGCACTCCATGGACCCGCAGCTAGAGCGGCAGGTGGAAACCATCCGGAACCTGGTGGACTCATACATGGCCATTGTGAACAAGACCGTACGGGACCTCATGCCGAAGACCATCATGCATCTCATGATCAACAAT ACGAAGGAATTCATCTTCTCGGAGCTGCTGGCCAACCTGTACTCATGCGGGGACCAGAACACGCTGATGGAGGAGTCGGCGGAGCAGGCGCAGCGGCGCGACGAGATGCTGCGCATGTACCACGCACTGAAGGAGGCGCTCAGCATCATCGGCGATATCAACACGACCACTGTCAGCACGCCCATGCCCCCGCCCGTGGACGACTCCTGGCTGCAGGTGCAGAGCGTACCGGCCGGACGCAG GTCACCCACGTCCAGCCCCACGCCGCAGCGCCGAGCCCCCGCCGTGCCCCCAGCCCGGCCCGGGTCGCGGGGCCCTGCTCCTGGGCCTCCGCCTGCTGGGTCCGCCCTGGGGGGGGCGCCCCCCGTGCCCTCCAGGCCGGGGGCTTCCCCTGACCCCTTCGGCCCTCCCCCCCAGGTGCCCTCGCGCCCCAACCGCGCCCCGCCCGGGGTCCCCAG CCGATCGGGTCAGGCAAGTCCATCCCGTCCTGAGAGCCCCAGGCCCCCCTTCGACCTCTAA
- the DNM1 gene encoding dynamin-1 isoform X2: protein MGNRGMEDLIPLVNRLQDAFSAIGQNADLDLPQIAVVGGQSAGKSSVLENFVGRDFLPRGSGIVTRRPLVLQLVNATTEYAEFLHCKGKKFTDFEEVRLEIEAETDRVTGTNKGISPVPINLRVYSPHVLNLTLVDLPGMTKVPVGDQPPDIEFQIRDMLMQFVTKENCLILAVSPANSDLANSDALKVAKEVDPQGQRTIGVITKLDLMDEGTDARDVLENKLLPLRRGYIGVVNRSQKDIDGKKDITAALAAERKFFLSHPSYRHLADRMGTPYLQKVLNQQLTNHIRDTLPGLRNKLQSQLLSIEKEVEEYKNFRPDDPSRKTKALLQMVQQFAVDFEKRIEGSGDQIDTYELSGGARINRIFHERFPFELVKMEFDEKELRREISYAIKNIHGIRTGLFTPDMAFETIVKKQVKKIREPCLKCVDMVISELISTVRQCTKKLQQYPRLREEMERIVTTHIREREGRTKEQVMLLIDIELAYMNTNHEDFIGFANAQQRSNQMNKKKASGNQDEILVIRKGWLTINNIGIMKGGSKEYWFVLTAENLSWYKDDEEKEKKYMLSVDNLKLRDVEKGFMSSKHIFALFNTEQRNVYKDYRQLELACETQEEVDSWKASFLRAGVYPERVGDKEKASETEENGSDSFMHSMDPQLERQVETIRNLVDSYMAIVNKTVRDLMPKTIMHLMINNTKEFIFSELLANLYSCGDQNTLMEESAEQAQRRDEMLRMYHALKEALSIIGDINTTTVSTPMPPPVDDSWLQVQSVPAGRRSPTSSPTPQRRAPAVPPARPGSRGPAPGPPPAGSALGGAPPVPSRPGASPDPFGPPPQVPSRPNRAPPGVPSRSGQASPSRPESPRPPFDL from the exons GGACTTCCTGCCCCGAGGGTCAGGCATCGTCACCCGACGCCCCCTGGTCCTGCAGCTGGTCAATGCCACCACAG AATATGCCGAATTCCTGCACTGCAAGGGGAAGAAATTCACCGACTTCGAGGAGGTGCGCCTGGAGATCGAGGCTGAGACCGACCGGGTCACTGGCACTAACAAGGGCATCTCCCCGGTGCCCATCAACCTCCGCGTCTACTCGCCGCACG TGCTGAACCTGACACTGGTGGACCTGCCCGGAATGACCAAGGTCCCGGTGGGGGACCAACCTCCTGACATCGAGTTCCAGATCCGGGACATGCTCATGCAGTTTGTCACCAAGGAGAACTGCCTCATCCTGGCTGTGTCCCCGGCCAACTCCGACCTGGCCAACTCTGATGCTCTCAAGGTTGCCAAGGAGGTGGACCCCCAGG GCCAGCGCACCATCGGGGTCATCACCAAGCTGGATCTGATGGATGAGGGCACCGACGCCCGTGATGTGCTGGAGAACAAGCTTCTTCCCCTGCGCAGAG GCTACATCGGGGTGGTGAACCGAAGCCAGAAGGACATTGATGGCAAGAAGGACATCACGGCGGCTTTGGCCGCTGAGCGCaagttcttcctctcccacccttcCTACCGCCACTTGGCGGACCGCATGGGCACACCCTACCTGCAGAAGGTCCTCAACCAG caACTGACCAATCACATCCGGGACACACTGCCGGGGCTTCGGAACAAGCTGCAGAGCCAGCTCCTGTCCATAGAGAAGGAGGTGGAGGAATACAAGAACTTCCGGCCTGATGACCCATCGCGCAAGACCAAAGCCCTGCTGCA GATGGTCCAGCAGTTTGCCGTGGACTTTGAGAAGCGCATTGAGGGCTCAGGGGACCAGATCGACACCTATGAATTGTCAGGAGGAGCCCGCATCAACCGGATCTTCCATGAGCGCTTCCCCTTTGAGCTAGTCAAG ATGGAATTTGATGAGAAGGAGCTCCGAAGGGAGATCAGCTACGCCATCAAGAATATCCATGGCATTAG AACGGGGCTCTTTACCCCAGACATGGCCTTTGAGACCATTGTGAAAAAGCAGGTGAAGAAGATCCGAGAACCGTGTCTCAAGTGTGTGGACATGGTTATCTCGGAGCTAATCAGCACGGTTAGACAGTGCACCAAGAAG ctgcAGCAGTATCCCCGGCTGCGGGAGGAGATGGAGCGCATCGTGACCACCCACATTCGGGAGCGTGAGGGTCGCACCAAGGAGCAG GTCATGCTTCTCATCGACATTGAGCTGGCTTACATGAATACTAATCATGAGGACTTCATAGGCTTTGCCAA TGCTCAGCAGAGGAGCAACCAGATGAACAAGAAGAAGGCTTCAGGGAACCAG GATGAGATTCTG GTCATCCGGAAGGGCTGGCTAACCATCAATAACATTGGCATCATGAAGGGCGGCTCCAAGGAGTACTGGTTTGTGCTGACCGCCGAGAACCTGTCCTGGTACAAAGACGATGAG gagaaagagaagaaatacatgCTCTCCGTGGACAACCTGAAGCTACGGGACGTGGAGAAAGGGTTCATGTCAAGCAAGCACATCTTTGCCCTCTTTAACACTGAGCAGAG GAATGTCTACAAGGATTATCGGCAGCTGGAGCTGGCCTGTGAGACACAGGAGGAGGTGGACAGCTGGAAGGCCTCCTTCCTGAGGGCTGGCGTGTATCCTGAGCGTGTTGGG GACAAGGAGAAA GCCAGCGAGACTGAGGAGAATGGCTCAGACAGTTTCATGCACTCCATGGACCCGCAGCTAGAGCGGCAGGTGGAAACCATCCGGAACCTGGTGGACTCATACATGGCCATTGTGAACAAGACCGTACGGGACCTCATGCCGAAGACCATCATGCATCTCATGATCAACAAT ACGAAGGAATTCATCTTCTCGGAGCTGCTGGCCAACCTGTACTCATGCGGGGACCAGAACACGCTGATGGAGGAGTCGGCGGAGCAGGCGCAGCGGCGCGACGAGATGCTGCGCATGTACCACGCACTGAAGGAGGCGCTCAGCATCATCGGCGATATCAACACGACCACTGTCAGCACGCCCATGCCCCCGCCCGTGGACGACTCCTGGCTGCAGGTGCAGAGCGTACCGGCCGGACGCAG GTCACCCACGTCCAGCCCCACGCCGCAGCGCCGAGCCCCCGCCGTGCCCCCAGCCCGGCCCGGGTCGCGGGGCCCTGCTCCTGGGCCTCCGCCTGCTGGGTCCGCCCTGGGGGGGGCGCCCCCCGTGCCCTCCAGGCCGGGGGCTTCCCCTGACCCCTTCGGCCCTCCCCCCCAGGTGCCCTCGCGCCCCAACCGCGCCCCGCCCGGGGTCCCCAG CCGATCGGGTCAGGCAAGTCCATCCCGTCCTGAGAGCCCCAGGCCCCCCTTCGACCTCTAA
- the DNM1 gene encoding dynamin-1 isoform X5 has protein sequence MGNRGMEDLIPLVNRLQDAFSAIGQNADLDLPQIAVVGGQSAGKSSVLENFVGRDFLPRGSGIVTRRPLVLQLVNATTEYAEFLHCKGKKFTDFEEVRLEIEAETDRVTGTNKGISPVPINLRVYSPHVLNLTLVDLPGMTKVPVGDQPPDIEFQIRDMLMQFVTKENCLILAVSPANSDLANSDALKVAKEVDPQGQRTIGVITKLDLMDEGTDARDVLENKLLPLRRGYIGVVNRSQKDIDGKKDITAALAAERKFFLSHPSYRHLADRMGTPYLQKVLNQQLTNHIRDTLPGLRNKLQSQLLSIEKEVEEYKNFRPDDPSRKTKALLQMVQQFAVDFEKRIEGSGDQIDTYELSGGARINRIFHERFPFELVKMEFDEKELRREISYAIKNIHGIRTGLFTPDMAFETIVKKQVKKIREPCLKCVDMVISELISTVRQCTKKLQQYPRLREEMERIVTTHIREREGRTKEQVMLLIDIELAYMNTNHEDFIGFANAQQRSNQMNKKKASGNQDEILVIRKGWLTINNIGIMKGGSKEYWFVLTAENLSWYKDDEEKEKKYMLSVDNLKLRDVEKGFMSSKHIFALFNTEQRNVYKDYRQLELACETQEEVDSWKASFLRAGVYPERVGDKEKASETEENGSDSFMHSMDPQLERQVETIRNLVDSYMAIVNKTVRDLMPKTIMHLMINNTKEFIFSELLANLYSCGDQNTLMEESAEQAQRRDEMLRMYHALKEALSIIGDINTTTVSTPMPPPVDDSWLQVQSVPAGRRSPTSSPTPQRRAPAVPPARPGSRGPAPGPPPAGSALGGAPPVPSRPGASPDPFGPPPQVPSRPNRAPPGVPRKGPASPTRPVVPRPAEAPLLDL, from the exons GGACTTCCTGCCCCGAGGGTCAGGCATCGTCACCCGACGCCCCCTGGTCCTGCAGCTGGTCAATGCCACCACAG AATATGCCGAATTCCTGCACTGCAAGGGGAAGAAATTCACCGACTTCGAGGAGGTGCGCCTGGAGATCGAGGCTGAGACCGACCGGGTCACTGGCACTAACAAGGGCATCTCCCCGGTGCCCATCAACCTCCGCGTCTACTCGCCGCACG TGCTGAACCTGACACTGGTGGACCTGCCCGGAATGACCAAGGTCCCGGTGGGGGACCAACCTCCTGACATCGAGTTCCAGATCCGGGACATGCTCATGCAGTTTGTCACCAAGGAGAACTGCCTCATCCTGGCTGTGTCCCCGGCCAACTCCGACCTGGCCAACTCTGATGCTCTCAAGGTTGCCAAGGAGGTGGACCCCCAGG GCCAGCGCACCATCGGGGTCATCACCAAGCTGGATCTGATGGATGAGGGCACCGACGCCCGTGATGTGCTGGAGAACAAGCTTCTTCCCCTGCGCAGAG GCTACATCGGGGTGGTGAACCGAAGCCAGAAGGACATTGATGGCAAGAAGGACATCACGGCGGCTTTGGCCGCTGAGCGCaagttcttcctctcccacccttcCTACCGCCACTTGGCGGACCGCATGGGCACACCCTACCTGCAGAAGGTCCTCAACCAG caACTGACCAATCACATCCGGGACACACTGCCGGGGCTTCGGAACAAGCTGCAGAGCCAGCTCCTGTCCATAGAGAAGGAGGTGGAGGAATACAAGAACTTCCGGCCTGATGACCCATCGCGCAAGACCAAAGCCCTGCTGCA GATGGTCCAGCAGTTTGCCGTGGACTTTGAGAAGCGCATTGAGGGCTCAGGGGACCAGATCGACACCTATGAATTGTCAGGAGGAGCCCGCATCAACCGGATCTTCCATGAGCGCTTCCCCTTTGAGCTAGTCAAG ATGGAATTTGATGAGAAGGAGCTCCGAAGGGAGATCAGCTACGCCATCAAGAATATCCATGGCATTAG AACGGGGCTCTTTACCCCAGACATGGCCTTTGAGACCATTGTGAAAAAGCAGGTGAAGAAGATCCGAGAACCGTGTCTCAAGTGTGTGGACATGGTTATCTCGGAGCTAATCAGCACGGTTAGACAGTGCACCAAGAAG ctgcAGCAGTATCCCCGGCTGCGGGAGGAGATGGAGCGCATCGTGACCACCCACATTCGGGAGCGTGAGGGTCGCACCAAGGAGCAG GTCATGCTTCTCATCGACATTGAGCTGGCTTACATGAATACTAATCATGAGGACTTCATAGGCTTTGCCAA TGCTCAGCAGAGGAGCAACCAGATGAACAAGAAGAAGGCTTCAGGGAACCAG GATGAGATTCTG GTCATCCGGAAGGGCTGGCTAACCATCAATAACATTGGCATCATGAAGGGCGGCTCCAAGGAGTACTGGTTTGTGCTGACCGCCGAGAACCTGTCCTGGTACAAAGACGATGAG gagaaagagaagaaatacatgCTCTCCGTGGACAACCTGAAGCTACGGGACGTGGAGAAAGGGTTCATGTCAAGCAAGCACATCTTTGCCCTCTTTAACACTGAGCAGAG GAATGTCTACAAGGATTATCGGCAGCTGGAGCTGGCCTGTGAGACACAGGAGGAGGTGGACAGCTGGAAGGCCTCCTTCCTGAGGGCTGGCGTGTATCCTGAGCGTGTTGGG GACAAGGAGAAA GCCAGCGAGACTGAGGAGAATGGCTCAGACAGTTTCATGCACTCCATGGACCCGCAGCTAGAGCGGCAGGTGGAAACCATCCGGAACCTGGTGGACTCATACATGGCCATTGTGAACAAGACCGTACGGGACCTCATGCCGAAGACCATCATGCATCTCATGATCAACAAT ACGAAGGAATTCATCTTCTCGGAGCTGCTGGCCAACCTGTACTCATGCGGGGACCAGAACACGCTGATGGAGGAGTCGGCGGAGCAGGCGCAGCGGCGCGACGAGATGCTGCGCATGTACCACGCACTGAAGGAGGCGCTCAGCATCATCGGCGATATCAACACGACCACTGTCAGCACGCCCATGCCCCCGCCCGTGGACGACTCCTGGCTGCAGGTGCAGAGCGTACCGGCCGGACGCAG GTCACCCACGTCCAGCCCCACGCCGCAGCGCCGAGCCCCCGCCGTGCCCCCAGCCCGGCCCGGGTCGCGGGGCCCTGCTCCTGGGCCTCCGCCTGCTGGGTCCGCCCTGGGGGGGGCGCCCCCCGTGCCCTCCAGGCCGGGGGCTTCCCCTGACCCCTTCGGCCCTCCCCCCCAGGTGCCCTCGCGCCCCAACCGCGCCCCGCCCGGGGTCCCCAG GAAGGGCCCAGCCTCACCTACGCGACCTGTGGTCCCCCGACCAGCTGAGGCTCCCCTCTTAGACTTATAA
- the DNM1 gene encoding dynamin-1 isoform X3: MGNRGMEDLIPLVNRLQDAFSAIGQNADLDLPQIAVVGGQSAGKSSVLENFVGRDFLPRGSGIVTRRPLVLQLVNATTEYAEFLHCKGKKFTDFEEVRLEIEAETDRVTGTNKGISPVPINLRVYSPHVLNLTLVDLPGMTKVPVGDQPPDIEFQIRDMLMQFVTKENCLILAVSPANSDLANSDALKVAKEVDPQGQRTIGVITKLDLMDEGTDARDVLENKLLPLRRGYIGVVNRSQKDIDGKKDITAALAAERKFFLSHPSYRHLADRMGTPYLQKVLNQQLTNHIRDTLPGLRNKLQSQLLSIEKEVEEYKNFRPDDPSRKTKALLQMVQQFAVDFEKRIEGSGDQIDTYELSGGARINRIFHERFPFELVKMEFDEKELRREISYAIKNIHGIRTGLFTPDLAFEATVKKQVQKLKEPSIKCVDMVVSELTATIRKCSEKLQQYPRLREEMERIVTTHIREREGRTKEQVMLLIDIELAYMNTNHEDFIGFANAQQRSNQMNKKKASGNQDEILVIRKGWLTINNIGIMKGGSKEYWFVLTAENLSWYKDDEEKEKKYMLSVDNLKLRDVEKGFMSSKHIFALFNTEQRNVYKDYRQLELACETQEEVDSWKASFLRAGVYPERVGDKEKASETEENGSDSFMHSMDPQLERQVETIRNLVDSYMAIVNKTVRDLMPKTIMHLMINNTKEFIFSELLANLYSCGDQNTLMEESAEQAQRRDEMLRMYHALKEALSIIGDINTTTVSTPMPPPVDDSWLQVQSVPAGRRSPTSSPTPQRRAPAVPPARPGSRGPAPGPPPAGSALGGAPPVPSRPGASPDPFGPPPQVPSRPNRAPPGVPRITISDP, translated from the exons GGACTTCCTGCCCCGAGGGTCAGGCATCGTCACCCGACGCCCCCTGGTCCTGCAGCTGGTCAATGCCACCACAG AATATGCCGAATTCCTGCACTGCAAGGGGAAGAAATTCACCGACTTCGAGGAGGTGCGCCTGGAGATCGAGGCTGAGACCGACCGGGTCACTGGCACTAACAAGGGCATCTCCCCGGTGCCCATCAACCTCCGCGTCTACTCGCCGCACG TGCTGAACCTGACACTGGTGGACCTGCCCGGAATGACCAAGGTCCCGGTGGGGGACCAACCTCCTGACATCGAGTTCCAGATCCGGGACATGCTCATGCAGTTTGTCACCAAGGAGAACTGCCTCATCCTGGCTGTGTCCCCGGCCAACTCCGACCTGGCCAACTCTGATGCTCTCAAGGTTGCCAAGGAGGTGGACCCCCAGG GCCAGCGCACCATCGGGGTCATCACCAAGCTGGATCTGATGGATGAGGGCACCGACGCCCGTGATGTGCTGGAGAACAAGCTTCTTCCCCTGCGCAGAG GCTACATCGGGGTGGTGAACCGAAGCCAGAAGGACATTGATGGCAAGAAGGACATCACGGCGGCTTTGGCCGCTGAGCGCaagttcttcctctcccacccttcCTACCGCCACTTGGCGGACCGCATGGGCACACCCTACCTGCAGAAGGTCCTCAACCAG caACTGACCAATCACATCCGGGACACACTGCCGGGGCTTCGGAACAAGCTGCAGAGCCAGCTCCTGTCCATAGAGAAGGAGGTGGAGGAATACAAGAACTTCCGGCCTGATGACCCATCGCGCAAGACCAAAGCCCTGCTGCA GATGGTCCAGCAGTTTGCCGTGGACTTTGAGAAGCGCATTGAGGGCTCAGGGGACCAGATCGACACCTATGAATTGTCAGGAGGAGCCCGCATCAACCGGATCTTCCATGAGCGCTTCCCCTTTGAGCTAGTCAAG ATGGAATTTGATGAGAAGGAGCTCCGAAGGGAGATCAGCTACGCCATCAAGAATATCCATGGCATTAG GACGGGCCTCTTCACACCTGACCTCGCTTTTGAAGCCACAGTGAAAAAGCAGGTGCAGAAGCTCAAAGAGCCCAGTATCAAGTGTGTGGATATGGTAGTCAGTGAGCTCACGGCCACCATCAGAAAGTGTAGCGAAAAG ctgcAGCAGTATCCCCGGCTGCGGGAGGAGATGGAGCGCATCGTGACCACCCACATTCGGGAGCGTGAGGGTCGCACCAAGGAGCAG GTCATGCTTCTCATCGACATTGAGCTGGCTTACATGAATACTAATCATGAGGACTTCATAGGCTTTGCCAA TGCTCAGCAGAGGAGCAACCAGATGAACAAGAAGAAGGCTTCAGGGAACCAG GATGAGATTCTG GTCATCCGGAAGGGCTGGCTAACCATCAATAACATTGGCATCATGAAGGGCGGCTCCAAGGAGTACTGGTTTGTGCTGACCGCCGAGAACCTGTCCTGGTACAAAGACGATGAG gagaaagagaagaaatacatgCTCTCCGTGGACAACCTGAAGCTACGGGACGTGGAGAAAGGGTTCATGTCAAGCAAGCACATCTTTGCCCTCTTTAACACTGAGCAGAG GAATGTCTACAAGGATTATCGGCAGCTGGAGCTGGCCTGTGAGACACAGGAGGAGGTGGACAGCTGGAAGGCCTCCTTCCTGAGGGCTGGCGTGTATCCTGAGCGTGTTGGG GACAAGGAGAAA GCCAGCGAGACTGAGGAGAATGGCTCAGACAGTTTCATGCACTCCATGGACCCGCAGCTAGAGCGGCAGGTGGAAACCATCCGGAACCTGGTGGACTCATACATGGCCATTGTGAACAAGACCGTACGGGACCTCATGCCGAAGACCATCATGCATCTCATGATCAACAAT ACGAAGGAATTCATCTTCTCGGAGCTGCTGGCCAACCTGTACTCATGCGGGGACCAGAACACGCTGATGGAGGAGTCGGCGGAGCAGGCGCAGCGGCGCGACGAGATGCTGCGCATGTACCACGCACTGAAGGAGGCGCTCAGCATCATCGGCGATATCAACACGACCACTGTCAGCACGCCCATGCCCCCGCCCGTGGACGACTCCTGGCTGCAGGTGCAGAGCGTACCGGCCGGACGCAG GTCACCCACGTCCAGCCCCACGCCGCAGCGCCGAGCCCCCGCCGTGCCCCCAGCCCGGCCCGGGTCGCGGGGCCCTGCTCCTGGGCCTCCGCCTGCTGGGTCCGCCCTGGGGGGGGCGCCCCCCGTGCCCTCCAGGCCGGGGGCTTCCCCTGACCCCTTCGGCCCTCCCCCCCAGGTGCCCTCGCGCCCCAACCGCGCCCCGCCCGGGGTCCCCAG AATCACTATCAGTGACCCCTGA